From Pigmentibacter ruber, a single genomic window includes:
- a CDS encoding aminotransferase class I/II-fold pyridoxal phosphate-dependent enzyme, producing MKKTGEGSREHWSFDLKSFLNNCKKSSNQTFENLKFLLEKLDDPHTRKAARCALSELFYYFTQSNSNEDFIENYHFSLDKLITDGDESSNNTLVLLQLPSIFTPEDWSFTFFEGLARYPISEFHHRTLAELGCGNGWISIALAKKCSPTMIYGLDINPKAIICARINLYLNALDMQGNPITDSEGKSILERVTFHHSDLLEYCIEKQIKLDKVIGCIPQVLAPDSSLIPTIKPDEATDEALYELSNYCSKQGYIEDQFGLGLIARAVEESIEVMKLSGKVVLNLGGRPGKAVLERLLTRRGLKVTTVWQTKIEQAGDTEIKPLVDIEKNSSYRFEFYMGPNSSDSISARTAYAYLQNGGKIFHSLQVLDAEIRDSHKMKKVLRLLKKEEYSDARSGLDLTYSDRSLVEEKLSFLARLSDKLSSQSAFDYEDIRGEITFRRNLAEYFRTYWRIPITAKSILIAPSRIAFVRNIFSNYAIKKAIIDKEIAKELPQEWIQNDYHNSEEEIFVIESPKQCELVCKLIETIHPELVVCSLSDFELKNQDSFKRLIETSEKYGTRLVVDFSNGCDLSSYPKGNGIFEYLFDRELPKHVTLICALIHNRIYTDLEVTFSICENETFINGMCNAAELTYSRTSVVLQEFYNTILVDLLSFHVKNNKRGVSNSLRLPIEEDKEFEKKFVSFSKNYKNIAKHPAIKESFHNIDAKIVRLDYGENCFPTANFVKAAIFESFVRQNISNFEQSPELDIRENLSNRYGFVEIDNTSLHLANGVSALFSSIAEFCAAHKNSIIIPTGNYGYFEAAALYFGVNVLHLKTKIEHQYKIQAIKLKEILTTEKKNCWVFLNMPIVNPTGAKYSKQEVIEIFKVAEKYQATVVLDTIFSQLEFNKKESIFDISSIIKNYAPNLKFVLFGGLSKELSAGGLRIGYAFTNSNLAKSAFDRSVQNPIPTTIKYAIKKIFYCLNNQIDEVTHHFQEQAAFLKERAEKLSHILSVHGWEPLDSKGGLFIIAKPTKLIGKSASLKLNNKTENVTITGDNVHEVLFNLTGLLINGAEWTGIPSYCRFVLSVSESDFEKAIDRLRLFWNTVNREE from the coding sequence ATGAAAAAAACTGGAGAGGGTAGTCGGGAACATTGGAGCTTTGATTTAAAATCTTTTTTAAATAATTGTAAAAAATCATCAAATCAAACTTTTGAAAACTTAAAATTTTTGTTAGAAAAATTAGATGACCCTCATACAAGAAAAGCTGCTCGTTGTGCATTAAGTGAATTATTTTATTACTTCACACAATCAAACTCTAATGAAGATTTTATTGAAAATTATCACTTTTCTCTTGATAAATTAATTACTGATGGAGATGAAAGTAGTAATAATACTTTAGTTTTATTGCAACTACCTAGTATTTTTACACCTGAAGATTGGTCATTTACATTTTTTGAAGGTTTAGCAAGATATCCTATTTCAGAGTTTCATCATCGTACTTTAGCTGAATTAGGTTGTGGAAATGGTTGGATAAGTATTGCATTAGCAAAAAAATGTTCTCCAACTATGATATATGGACTAGATATAAATCCAAAAGCAATAATTTGTGCACGTATTAATTTATATTTAAATGCTTTAGATATGCAAGGAAATCCTATAACAGATTCAGAAGGAAAATCAATTCTTGAAAGAGTAACATTTCATCATTCAGATTTGTTAGAATATTGTATTGAAAAACAAATTAAATTAGACAAAGTAATAGGCTGTATTCCTCAAGTTCTTGCACCAGATTCTAGTCTTATTCCGACTATAAAACCAGATGAAGCTACTGATGAAGCATTGTATGAATTAAGTAATTATTGCTCTAAACAAGGTTACATTGAAGATCAATTTGGATTAGGTCTCATTGCAAGAGCTGTAGAAGAATCCATTGAGGTCATGAAATTATCTGGAAAAGTAGTTCTAAATTTAGGAGGTCGCCCAGGAAAAGCTGTCTTAGAAAGATTGTTAACTCGGCGCGGTCTTAAAGTAACAACTGTCTGGCAAACAAAAATTGAACAAGCAGGTGACACAGAAATTAAACCTTTAGTTGATATTGAAAAAAACTCATCCTATCGTTTTGAATTTTATATGGGGCCTAATTCATCAGACAGTATTTCTGCTAGAACAGCCTATGCTTATCTGCAAAATGGAGGAAAAATTTTCCATTCATTGCAAGTCTTAGATGCAGAAATCCGTGATAGTCATAAAATGAAAAAAGTGTTGAGATTATTAAAAAAAGAAGAATATTCAGATGCCAGAAGTGGTTTAGATTTAACTTACTCAGATCGTTCTTTAGTTGAAGAAAAACTTTCATTTTTGGCAAGACTTTCAGATAAATTAAGTTCGCAATCAGCGTTTGATTATGAGGATATACGTGGCGAGATTACTTTTAGAAGGAACTTAGCAGAGTATTTTAGAACATATTGGAGAATTCCAATTACAGCAAAAAGTATTCTTATAGCACCTTCTAGAATTGCATTTGTACGAAATATTTTTTCAAATTATGCAATTAAAAAAGCAATTATAGATAAAGAAATTGCTAAAGAGCTGCCGCAAGAATGGATTCAAAATGATTATCATAATTCTGAAGAAGAAATCTTTGTCATAGAGTCTCCAAAACAATGTGAACTTGTATGTAAACTAATAGAAACAATTCATCCTGAGTTAGTTGTTTGTTCACTAAGTGATTTTGAACTAAAAAATCAAGATTCTTTTAAACGCTTAATAGAAACAAGTGAAAAATACGGCACAAGATTAGTTGTGGATTTTAGTAATGGATGTGATCTTTCTAGCTATCCTAAAGGTAACGGAATATTTGAATACTTATTTGATAGAGAATTACCTAAACATGTAACATTAATTTGTGCCTTAATTCATAATAGAATTTATACAGATTTAGAAGTTACATTTTCAATTTGTGAAAATGAAACCTTTATTAATGGTATGTGCAATGCTGCAGAATTAACTTATAGTAGGACGTCTGTAGTATTACAAGAATTTTATAATACAATTTTAGTTGATTTACTTAGTTTTCATGTCAAGAATAATAAAAGAGGGGTAAGCAATTCTCTGCGGTTACCAATTGAAGAAGACAAAGAGTTTGAAAAAAAATTCGTTTCATTCTCAAAAAACTATAAAAATATTGCAAAACATCCAGCAATTAAAGAGTCCTTTCATAATATTGATGCAAAAATAGTACGTTTAGATTATGGTGAAAATTGTTTTCCAACTGCAAATTTTGTAAAAGCAGCAATTTTTGAAAGTTTTGTGCGACAAAATATTTCAAATTTTGAACAATCGCCTGAGCTAGATATCAGAGAAAATCTTTCCAATCGTTATGGCTTTGTGGAGATAGATAACACATCACTCCATCTGGCAAATGGTGTGTCGGCTTTATTCTCAAGTATAGCGGAGTTCTGCGCCGCACATAAAAATTCTATTATTATACCTACAGGAAATTATGGTTATTTTGAGGCTGCAGCTCTTTATTTTGGTGTAAATGTATTACATTTAAAAACTAAAATAGAGCATCAATATAAAATCCAAGCTATAAAGTTAAAAGAAATTTTAACAACAGAAAAAAAGAATTGTTGGGTTTTTTTAAATATGCCAATCGTAAATCCAACTGGAGCAAAATATTCAAAACAAGAAGTGATAGAAATTTTTAAAGTTGCTGAGAAATATCAGGCAACAGTTGTTTTGGATACCATTTTTTCTCAATTAGAATTTAATAAGAAAGAATCCATATTTGATATTTCTTCTATTATTAAAAATTATGCTCCAAATTTAAAATTTGTTCTTTTTGGAGGGCTATCTAAAGAATTATCAGCAGGAGGTTTGCGAATTGGTTACGCATTTACTAATTCTAATCTTGCTAAAAGTGCATTTGACCGTAGTGTGCAAAATCCAATTCCAACAACAATTAAATATGCCATTAAAAAAATCTTTTATTGTTTAAATAATCAGATTGATGAAGTTACCCATCATTTCCAAGAGCAAGCTGCATTTTTAAAAGAGAGAGCTGAAAAATTAAGCCATATTCTATCTGTGCATGGCTGGGAACCACTCGATTCAAAGGGTGGATTATTTATCATCGCAAAACCTACAAAACTTATTGGAAAAAGTGCCTCTTTAAAACTTAACAATAAGACAGAAAATGTTACAATAACCGGTGATAATGTGCATGAAGTTTTATTTAATTTAACGGGTTTACTTATTAATGGTGCTGAATGGACAGGCATTCCAAGTTATTGTCGGTTTGTATTATCAGTTTCAGAAAGTGATTTTGAAAAGGCAATTGATAGACTGAGATTATTTTGGAATACCGTAAATCGGGAGGAATAA
- the acs gene encoding acetate--CoA ligase — MAQKEIGEVSIDSLLTENRKFLPSKSFAEDYILKDFSTYKRMYNSSIKNPQKFWEGMATKHLVFFKKWRAIHRWKDCNAEWFVGGTLNISYNCLDRHVFSNKNNKAAIIWEGEPGEVKTLTYQQLLMEVSKCANGLKSLGLEVGDKVAIYMPLIPEAVIAMLACVRLGLVHTVVFGGFSSNSLRDRIQDSNCKLLITADGGFRKGNSVKMKDMADEILKDTPSIQNVLVVKRTNENVNMKKGRDVWWHELLAKQQNYCEPVAVGSEHPAFILYTSGTTGKPKGLLHTTAGYLLGATVTAKYIFDIKDSDVYWCTADVGWITGHSYVVYGPLSNGATIFMYEGAPTFPEPDRFWKMISNHKLTILYTAPTAIRAFIRLGNEYPLRHDLSSLRLLGTVGEPINPEAWIWYYEIIGKKKCPIVDTWWQTETGAAMIAPLPGVTPTKPGSATLPFFGIEPVILKKDGTKSKGSEGGYLCIKKPWPYMARTIYGDHERYKNTYWKEIEGHYFTGDGAHQDKDGYFWIMGRVDDVINVSGHRLGTMEIESAAVHHPCIAECAVVGRPDQIKGQGIVAFVTLKKAVTVNKYLKDDISNFITKEIGSLARPDEIRFTEALPKTRSGKIMRRLLRELATTGSIKGDTTTLEDFSVLEKLREKDEE, encoded by the coding sequence ATGGCTCAAAAAGAGATTGGTGAGGTTTCTATTGATTCACTGTTAACAGAAAATAGAAAATTTTTACCATCTAAATCTTTTGCAGAAGATTATATTTTAAAAGATTTTTCAACATATAAAAGAATGTATAATTCCTCCATAAAAAACCCACAAAAATTTTGGGAAGGAATGGCTACGAAACATTTAGTATTTTTTAAAAAGTGGCGAGCTATTCATAGATGGAAAGATTGTAATGCCGAATGGTTTGTTGGTGGTACTTTAAATATTTCCTACAATTGTTTAGACAGACATGTTTTTAGTAACAAAAATAACAAAGCAGCAATTATTTGGGAAGGTGAGCCTGGAGAAGTCAAAACGTTAACTTACCAACAATTATTAATGGAAGTTTCTAAATGCGCTAATGGATTAAAAAGTTTAGGCCTTGAAGTTGGTGATAAAGTAGCAATTTATATGCCATTAATTCCTGAAGCAGTAATTGCAATGCTTGCTTGTGTCCGCTTGGGGCTTGTACATACTGTTGTTTTTGGTGGGTTTAGTAGTAATTCATTGCGCGATAGAATTCAGGATTCAAATTGTAAATTACTGATTACAGCCGATGGAGGCTTTCGCAAAGGCAATTCAGTAAAAATGAAAGACATGGCCGATGAAATATTAAAGGACACCCCAAGTATTCAAAATGTTCTTGTAGTGAAAAGAACAAACGAAAATGTAAATATGAAAAAAGGGCGAGATGTTTGGTGGCATGAATTATTGGCAAAGCAACAAAATTATTGTGAGCCAGTAGCTGTTGGTTCTGAACATCCTGCCTTTATTTTGTATACTAGCGGCACGACAGGAAAGCCAAAAGGACTCTTGCATACCACTGCTGGATATTTGCTTGGTGCTACGGTAACAGCAAAATATATTTTTGATATTAAAGATTCAGATGTCTATTGGTGTACAGCTGATGTTGGTTGGATTACAGGACATTCTTATGTTGTGTATGGACCACTAAGTAACGGTGCAACTATTTTTATGTATGAAGGCGCTCCTACATTTCCAGAACCAGATCGCTTTTGGAAAATGATTTCTAACCACAAATTAACAATTTTATATACAGCTCCAACAGCAATTCGTGCTTTTATTCGTCTTGGAAATGAATATCCTTTAAGACATGATCTTTCTAGTTTGAGATTACTTGGAACTGTAGGAGAACCTATCAATCCTGAAGCTTGGATCTGGTATTACGAAATTATTGGAAAGAAAAAATGCCCAATTGTAGATACATGGTGGCAGACAGAAACCGGAGCCGCTATGATTGCACCTTTGCCAGGAGTAACACCAACTAAACCTGGAAGTGCAACTCTTCCTTTTTTTGGTATTGAACCTGTTATTCTTAAAAAAGACGGGACAAAATCAAAAGGATCTGAGGGAGGATATCTTTGTATTAAAAAACCATGGCCTTACATGGCGCGGACAATATATGGAGATCATGAGCGCTATAAAAATACTTATTGGAAGGAAATTGAAGGCCATTACTTTACTGGTGATGGTGCGCATCAGGATAAAGATGGTTATTTTTGGATCATGGGACGAGTGGATGATGTTATCAACGTGAGTGGGCATAGGCTTGGGACTATGGAAATTGAAAGTGCTGCAGTGCATCATCCATGTATTGCAGAATGTGCTGTAGTTGGTAGACCTGATCAAATTAAAGGGCAAGGGATAGTTGCGTTTGTAACTTTAAAAAAAGCTGTTACGGTAAATAAATATTTAAAAGACGATATTTCAAATTTTATAACAAAAGAAATTGGCAGTCTTGCAAGACCTGATGAAATTCGTTTTACAGAAGCGTTACCCAAAACTCGAAGTGGTAAAATTATGCGCAGACTTTTACGGGAACTTGCTACAACAGGTTCAATTAAAGGTGACACTACAACTCTTGAAGATTTTTCAGTACTTGAAAAATTAAGGGAGAAAGATGAAGAGTAA
- a CDS encoding hybrid sensor histidine kinase/response regulator, whose amino-acid sequence MPSILIVDDEPIICQFLSLKYKKEGFDTLTAKNGKEALSICKQSLPDVILTDMRMPVSTGYQLLEELKNLEDYKPVIVCMSAYSDLSAEEANDLGGTALFNKPFAIDDIVGATKKFLEEKGIKSANPYSQIEYVHEQQLSLLSEISPGIIHNINNHIAFISGSTYLLKKYLEDELANQPKNVALQNALKYSEKIVSHSEMITKIIKSIKMLAYPNTKRISKEKYNLFELLENTKYLLEDNLKINDIKVQINCDKNIIIQCLPELLIQVFINLIKNSCESIAEQNLEERWITIDCWTENKAVQISVTDSGKRLPIEIQEQLMKPFYTTKNREKGIGLGLSISKKLLEIQYGSILYDSFSENAKFIVILPLIE is encoded by the coding sequence ATGCCTTCTATTCTTATTGTTGATGATGAACCTATAATATGCCAATTTTTATCCTTAAAATACAAAAAAGAAGGATTTGATACTCTGACTGCAAAAAATGGAAAAGAAGCTTTGTCTATCTGTAAACAATCATTACCTGATGTTATTTTAACGGATATGCGCATGCCAGTGAGTACTGGTTATCAACTTCTTGAGGAATTAAAAAATTTAGAAGATTACAAACCAGTTATTGTCTGTATGTCAGCTTATTCTGATCTTTCAGCAGAAGAAGCAAATGACCTTGGAGGCACTGCATTATTTAATAAACCATTTGCCATCGATGATATTGTAGGTGCAACAAAAAAATTTCTTGAAGAAAAAGGTATTAAGTCTGCAAACCCATACTCACAAATAGAATATGTTCACGAACAACAACTTTCTTTATTATCAGAAATTTCACCTGGAATTATCCATAATATAAATAATCATATTGCTTTTATTTCAGGTTCTACTTATCTTCTTAAAAAATATCTTGAAGATGAACTAGCAAATCAACCTAAAAATGTAGCATTGCAAAACGCCTTAAAATATTCTGAAAAAATTGTTTCTCACTCTGAGATGATTACCAAAATAATTAAAAGTATTAAAATGCTCGCATACCCAAATACTAAGAGAATTAGTAAAGAAAAATATAATTTATTTGAACTTCTAGAAAATACAAAATATTTGCTTGAAGACAATCTTAAAATTAATGATATAAAAGTTCAGATTAATTGTGACAAAAATATAATCATTCAGTGCTTACCTGAACTGCTCATACAAGTTTTTATAAATTTAATAAAAAATTCATGCGAATCAATTGCTGAGCAAAATCTTGAAGAGAGATGGATCACAATTGATTGCTGGACAGAAAATAAAGCAGTGCAAATTTCTGTAACTGATAGTGGTAAGAGACTTCCAATTGAAATTCAAGAACAACTTATGAAACCATTTTATACGACAAAAAATAGAGAAAAAGGAATTGGTTTAGGCCTCAGTATCAGTAAAAAACTTCTTGAAATACAATATGGAAGTATTTTATATGATTCATTTAGTGAGAATGCAAAATTTATAGTAATACTTCCCCTAATCGAATAA
- a CDS encoding ATP-binding protein: MIESPLFVNLILNDDLISSDLLGIYAILIFGILLVFLVYSVVFSVYFKRKNYYLYNVYLISLIFFILTTSDVAKKIYLDKSELFYSVNFILCHVLLFISLSLFLISSLKLKKNIPKIAKFLVYFMAYPCFLVLLSIFNLQLSKMLILYLFIFFPVIFLFITFFSFRYENIFAKNYLKILIFILLAYFIYAINLNYELHTKNIFKFILYTSFVIEVIYYSFALANKLRKYSDDIKLLERKAILQDIKFHDLLDVTFDCFWETDNFGNLVYISKKIYEKLGNTNENFKFKKLEDLFSNKAPNELKIHLRAVMNKRKSFKNIDLVSEKNDGQFIWFNVNAIEKIDNYGYFQGYIGALIDETKAKYIQEEKFLENNIKSLARMAGSIAHEINNPLAYIFLGIDSVINNSEIVHLNSKDKILHTLTEMKKKGLKISQIVAKLKGLSLQSNDLIKTDCRLSAVVDMALKFCENELKTTKIKVKLSIPENEKLVTIKKEEVSKALVNLIHNAIEATENISEPTLIITIYEEGNEDIILSIMDNGIPIPIDKRVSIFEPFYTTKDFKNLGLGLTQSYQFVRRNGGNLYLDPTSSNTNFLMKFKGKDN; the protein is encoded by the coding sequence TTGATAGAAAGTCCTTTGTTTGTAAATTTAATTTTAAACGATGACTTGATAAGTAGCGACTTACTCGGGATTTATGCTATTTTAATTTTTGGAATATTACTTGTTTTTTTAGTATATTCAGTGGTTTTTTCTGTTTATTTTAAACGAAAAAATTATTATCTTTATAATGTTTATTTAATTTCGTTAATTTTTTTCATTTTAACAACTTCCGATGTAGCAAAAAAAATTTATTTAGACAAAAGTGAATTATTTTATTCTGTAAACTTTATTTTATGCCATGTTTTGCTTTTTATTTCGCTTTCCTTGTTTTTAATTAGTTCATTAAAATTAAAGAAAAATATACCAAAAATTGCAAAATTTTTAGTATACTTTATGGCTTATCCTTGTTTTCTAGTTCTTTTGTCTATTTTTAACTTGCAGTTATCAAAAATGTTAATTTTATATTTATTTATTTTTTTTCCAGTAATTTTTTTATTTATTACTTTTTTTTCCTTTAGATATGAAAATATTTTTGCAAAAAATTATTTAAAAATATTAATTTTTATTTTGCTGGCTTATTTTATTTATGCAATTAATTTAAATTATGAACTTCATACAAAAAATATTTTTAAATTTATTTTATATACATCTTTTGTAATTGAAGTAATATATTACTCTTTTGCCTTGGCTAATAAACTTAGAAAATACTCTGATGATATAAAGTTACTAGAAAGAAAAGCTATTTTGCAGGATATTAAATTTCATGATTTATTAGATGTAACTTTTGACTGCTTTTGGGAAACTGATAATTTTGGAAATTTAGTTTATATTTCAAAAAAAATATATGAAAAATTAGGAAATACTAACGAAAATTTTAAGTTTAAAAAACTAGAAGATTTGTTCTCAAATAAAGCTCCAAATGAACTAAAAATTCATTTAAGAGCTGTTATGAATAAAAGAAAATCTTTTAAAAATATTGATTTAGTAAGTGAAAAGAATGATGGGCAATTTATATGGTTTAATGTTAATGCAATAGAGAAAATTGATAATTATGGATATTTTCAAGGATATATTGGAGCATTAATAGATGAAACAAAAGCAAAATACATTCAAGAAGAAAAATTTCTTGAAAATAATATTAAAAGTTTAGCAAGAATGGCAGGTTCTATTGCGCATGAAATTAATAACCCTTTAGCTTACATCTTCTTAGGAATAGATTCTGTTATTAATAATAGTGAAATAGTACACTTAAATAGTAAAGATAAAATTTTACATACTTTAACGGAAATGAAAAAAAAGGGGTTAAAAATATCGCAAATAGTTGCTAAATTAAAGGGATTATCCTTACAAAGTAACGATTTAATTAAAACTGATTGTAGGCTATCTGCAGTTGTAGATATGGCTCTTAAATTTTGTGAAAATGAATTAAAAACAACAAAAATTAAGGTGAAATTATCGATACCAGAGAATGAAAAGTTGGTGACAATTAAGAAAGAAGAAGTTTCAAAGGCTCTTGTGAATCTTATCCATAATGCTATTGAAGCTACAGAAAATATATCTGAACCAACTTTAATTATTACAATATATGAAGAAGGAAATGAGGATATTATTCTCTCAATTATGGATAATGGTATACCTATACCTATAGATAAAAGGGTAAGTATATTTGAACCTTTTTATACTACAAAAGATTTTAAGAACTTAGGCTTGGGATTAACTCAGTCATATCAATTTGTTAGACGTAATGGAGGGAATCTATATTTAGATCCCACATCGAGTAATACTAACTTTCTCATGAAATTTAAAGGAAAAGATAATTAA
- the asnA gene encoding aspartate--ammonia ligase — translation MSFSSIASSISSTSAAELKTVEKHLHFVKTFFADQLAETLNLQKVSAPLFVEAGTGINDDLNGIEIPVSFKIPEYSQSKSIEIVQSLAKWKRIMLKKYDFSIGEGLYTDMRAIRPCDKIDATHSAYVDQWDWERVISKEQRNLSYLKQLVEKIYTAIKTTEIVFAQKYSATTPILPDSIKFIHTEELLELYPHLSPVERETEICRKYGAVFLIGIGGKLKNGIPHDGRAPDYDDWSSITEKGFQGLNGDILVWNPELQSTFELSSMGIRVDAETLQRQLKLLDCQERSALYFHSQLLKGELPLSIGGGIGQSRLAMFLLRKKHIGQVQAAVFK, via the coding sequence ATGTCATTTAGCTCAATTGCGAGTTCTATTTCTTCAACTTCAGCTGCTGAATTAAAAACAGTTGAAAAACATTTACACTTTGTAAAAACATTTTTTGCTGATCAGCTTGCTGAAACATTAAATCTACAAAAAGTGTCAGCACCACTTTTTGTTGAAGCAGGGACAGGAATAAACGATGATTTAAATGGAATTGAAATTCCTGTTTCTTTTAAAATTCCTGAATATAGTCAAAGCAAGTCAATTGAAATAGTCCAGTCATTAGCAAAATGGAAACGAATCATGCTGAAAAAATATGATTTCAGTATTGGGGAGGGACTATATACTGATATGCGAGCAATTCGCCCTTGTGATAAAATCGATGCAACTCATTCTGCTTATGTTGATCAGTGGGATTGGGAACGTGTTATAAGTAAAGAACAAAGAAATTTAAGTTACTTAAAACAACTTGTCGAAAAAATTTATACAGCTATAAAAACAACTGAAATTGTTTTTGCCCAAAAATACTCTGCAACTACACCTATTTTGCCAGATTCTATTAAATTTATTCATACTGAAGAATTGCTAGAGCTATATCCGCATTTATCTCCTGTAGAAAGAGAAACTGAAATTTGTCGCAAGTATGGAGCTGTTTTTTTAATTGGAATAGGTGGGAAATTAAAGAACGGAATTCCCCATGATGGCAGAGCACCAGACTACGACGATTGGAGTTCCATTACAGAAAAAGGTTTTCAAGGATTAAACGGGGATATTCTTGTTTGGAATCCAGAGCTACAAAGTACTTTTGAACTTTCATCAATGGGAATTCGAGTGGATGCTGAAACCTTACAAAGACAATTGAAGCTTTTAGACTGCCAAGAGCGTTCTGCACTATATTTTCATTCACAATTGTTAAAAGGTGAATTGCCGTTGTCAATTGGTGGTGGCATTGGACAGTCTAGATTAGCAATGTTTTTGCTCAGAAAGAAGCATATTGGACAAGTGCAGGCTGCTGTTTTTAAATAA
- the tssK gene encoding type VI secretion system baseplate subunit TssK — MTIENYSNPNYIKIENHDILSKNNVFNLFKVAELKGNIFYNFLYPDNYGIHAFEIDKNALRKKIFKIKEIDCILSDGSVFYHRSAIGKTIEINLQNIDPFENDGKFIYLLVVNAEPSFQSAQKEIINCDTSIYTVEKIVSLLIDDKPPTECGYLPIARLQLTTEGIGLGQFQPPSLNIKSDQYIMQKLEDAMELIQNKFAMIKREIENDRYELNPKKHQENLTKVKCLKDSLNYLESIANKDQVLPIQMHLTLNKMMGSVITLNPSLPLVEVAKFDILHYKEIFHDVFKNMTDILNKEISEKYRLLFFTKKDDFFYLRLPKQNSNIFKVAIKKSARISDAQLMEWMQNSLVCDKSEYHFMIEKRSLGYERKFEFADIETNLKNDYIFYSVKVAPSVAVNDNILVISQSSIRLAVYEPDAIALYWELSGN; from the coding sequence ATGACTATTGAAAACTATTCAAATCCAAATTACATAAAAATTGAAAATCATGATATATTATCTAAAAATAATGTTTTTAATTTGTTTAAAGTAGCTGAATTAAAAGGAAATATATTTTATAATTTTTTGTATCCAGATAATTACGGAATACATGCATTTGAAATTGATAAAAATGCACTAAGGAAAAAAATTTTTAAAATTAAAGAGATAGATTGTATTTTGTCTGATGGTAGCGTTTTCTACCATCGCTCAGCAATTGGAAAAACAATTGAAATAAATTTACAAAATATTGATCCCTTTGAAAATGATGGAAAATTTATTTATCTTTTAGTCGTAAATGCAGAACCCTCTTTTCAATCTGCGCAAAAAGAAATCATAAATTGCGATACTTCAATTTATACAGTTGAGAAAATTGTAAGTCTTTTAATCGACGATAAACCTCCTACCGAATGCGGGTATTTGCCAATAGCAAGGTTACAATTGACCACAGAAGGAATAGGTTTAGGGCAATTTCAACCTCCATCTTTAAATATTAAAAGTGATCAATATATTATGCAAAAACTTGAAGATGCTATGGAGCTTATTCAAAATAAATTTGCTATGATAAAACGCGAAATTGAAAATGATCGCTATGAATTAAACCCTAAAAAACATCAAGAAAATCTTACCAAAGTGAAATGTTTGAAGGACTCTTTAAATTATCTTGAATCTATCGCAAATAAAGACCAAGTGTTACCTATTCAAATGCATTTAACCTTAAATAAAATGATGGGTAGTGTAATAACTTTAAATCCTAGTTTGCCATTGGTTGAAGTCGCAAAATTTGATATTTTGCATTACAAAGAAATATTTCATGATGTTTTTAAAAACATGACAGATATATTAAATAAAGAAATTTCAGAGAAATATCGGTTATTATTTTTTACGAAAAAAGATGACTTTTTCTATCTAAGACTGCCTAAACAAAATTCCAATATATTTAAAGTTGCAATTAAAAAATCGGCAAGAATTTCTGATGCCCAACTTATGGAATGGATGCAAAATTCACTTGTTTGTGATAAATCAGAGTACCATTTTATGATTGAAAAACGTAGTTTAGGTTACGAAAGAAAATTTGAATTTGCTGATATTGAGACAAATTTAAAGAATGATTATATTTTTTATTCGGTTAAAGTTGCCCCAAGTGTTGCTGTTAATGACAATATATTAGTTATTTCCCAGAGCAGCATTCGTTTAGCTGTTTATGAGCCCGATGCAATTGCTTTATACTGGGAATTGAGTGGGAATTAA